From one Candidatus Cloacimonadota bacterium genomic stretch:
- a CDS encoding TIGR02594 family protein, which yields MTTAYDLAKAEVGTVEWAKGDNPKVVAYFKDSGNPGVTNDETAWCAAFVGAMLRRAGVKSTGALNARSYLDWGTPVDRKNAQPGDVVIFKRGNSSWQGHVAFFVKDRGARIDVLGGNQSNAVNVKGYQSAALLGIRRPPKATAKPAKPAKRPAQIAKPAAQPSPAKEAGKAAAGGLAGGGLALAIWALWADAAQAWRDFWLWAFSFIN from the coding sequence GCCGAAGTCGGCACGGTGGAATGGGCCAAAGGCGACAACCCCAAGGTCGTCGCCTACTTCAAGGACAGCGGCAACCCCGGCGTCACCAATGACGAAACGGCGTGGTGCGCTGCCTTTGTCGGGGCCATGCTGCGCCGCGCCGGGGTAAAGTCCACAGGCGCACTCAATGCCCGATCCTATCTCGACTGGGGAACGCCAGTTGATCGCAAGAACGCCCAGCCCGGCGATGTGGTGATCTTCAAGCGTGGCAACTCCTCGTGGCAGGGGCATGTCGCCTTTTTCGTCAAGGATCGGGGCGCGCGGATCGACGTTCTGGGCGGCAACCAGTCCAACGCGGTCAACGTCAAGGGCTATCAGTCCGCCGCGCTTCTAGGAATTCGCCGTCCGCCCAAGGCCACGGCAAAGCCCGCCAAGCCCGCAAAACGCCCCGCACAGATCGCCAAGCCCGCCGCGCAGCCCTCGCCAGCGAAAGAGGCCGGGAAGGCCGCAGCTGGCGGTTTGGCTGGCGGTGGCCTCGCGCTGGCTATCTGGGCGCTCTGGGCCGACGCCGCGCAGGCATGGCGCGACTTCTGGCTTTGGGCCTTTTCGTTCATCAACTGA